One Malus domestica chromosome 11, GDT2T_hap1 genomic region harbors:
- the LOC103449196 gene encoding fumarate hydratase 1, mitochondrial — translation MNLGLPIATSYGPTHQPMSPTIRPKSQPKTTVGFVKATAFSPKASHFLARRSIIWTTHPTTQLPFHTSLHQSELNHLQMAMYIVSRRAAGGSTPMAALRYATSLRPYSTKFREERDTFGPINVPSDKLWGAQTQRSLQNFDIGGERERMPEPIVRAFGVLKKCAAKVNMEYGLDPTIGKAVMQAAQEVAEGKLNEHFPLVIWQTGSGTQSNMNANEVIANRAAEILGHQRGEKFVHPNDHVNRSQSSNDTFPTVMHIASAMEINSRLIPNLKTLHAALHSKSEEFKDIVKIGRTHTQDATPLTLGQEFSGYSTQVKYGIERVLLTLPRMYQLAQGGTAVGTGLNTKKGFDVKIAAAVAEETKLPFVTAENKFEALAAHDAFVETSGALNTVATSLMKIANDIRLLGSGPRCGLGELILPENEPGSSIMPGKVNPTQCEALTMVCAQVMGNNVAITVGGSNGHFELNVFKPMIASGLLHSVRLLGDASASFEKNCVRGIQANRERISKLLHESLMLVTSLNPKIGYDNAAAVAKTAHKEGSTLKEAALKLGMLSSEEFDTLVVPEKMIGPTD, via the exons ATGAATCTCGGACTGCCTATTGCAACCTCATATGGACCAACTCACCAGCCCATGAGCCCTACCATCCGACCCAAATCTCAACCCAAAACGACAGTCGGGTTTGTTAAGGCGACTGCGTTTAGTCCAAAAGCATCCCACTTTCTGGCACGCCGCTCAATAATTTGGACGACTCACCCTACCACTCAGCTCCCGTTCCATACTTCTCTCCATCAGTCCGAGCTCAACCACCTGCAAATGGCGATGTACATCGTGTCACGGCGGGCAGCCGGCGGATCGACGCCGATGGCGGCGTTGCGCTACGCTACTTCTTTGAGACCGTATTCGACGAAGTTTAGGGAGGAAAGGGACACTTTTGGACCCATCAACGTTCCCTCAGACAA GCTGTGGGGGGCGCAGACTCAGAGATCGCTGCAGAATTTCGATATCGGCGGCGAGCGGGAGCGTATGCCCGAACCCATTGTTCGTGCTTTTGGGGTGCTCAAAAAATGCGCTGCAAAG GTGAACATGGAGTATGGTCTTGATCCAACTATTGGGAAAGCAGTAATGCAAGCGGCCCAAGAAGTCGCGGAGGGGAAGCTCAACGAACACTTTCCACTTGTTATCTGGCAGACTGGCAGTGGAACCCAAAGCAACATGAATGCCAATGAG GTCATTGCGAACAGGGCCGCTGAGATACTTGGCCATCAGCGCGGCGAAAAGTTTGTGCACCCGAATGACCATGTTAATAGATCACAATCTTCTAATGACACTTTCCCAACC GTCATGCACATTGCATCTGCAATGGAAATTAACTCAAGACTGATaccaaatttgaaaactttgcaTGCTGCCCTACATTCGAAG TCTGAAGAATTCAAAGATATTGTTAAAATTGGACGCACTCACACACAAGATGCGACGCCTTTAACTCTTGGGCAAGAGTTCAGCGGCTATTCAACACAA GTGAAATATGGAATTGAACGAGTTTTGCTTACTCTACCTAGGATGTATCAG CTTGCACAGGGTGGTACTGCTGTTGGGACTGGATTGAACACAAAGAAGGG ATTTGATGTAAAGATAGCTGCAGCAGTAGCTGAGGAAACAAAGTTACCATTTGTCACTGCAGAAAACAAGTTTGAAGCTTTG GCTGCACAtgatgcttttgttgaaactagCGGAGCCCTGAACACAGTTGCTacttctttgatgaagattGCAAATGATATACGTTTACTAGGAAG TGGTCCACGTTGTGGCCTCGGTGAACTCATTCTCCCTGAAAACGAGCCTGGTAGCAGCATAATGCCT GGGAAGGTAAACCCTACCCAGTGTGAGGCTCTCACAATGGTCTGTGCTCAG GTTATGGGTAACAATGTGGCCATTACGGTAGGTGGATCAAATGGTCACTTCGAACTTAATGTGTTCAAGCCAATGATTGCTAGTGGTCTCCTGCAT TCGGTGAGATTGCTTGGGGATGCATCTGCTTCCTTTGAAAAGAACTGCGTGAGAGGAATTCAAGCTAATAGGGAAAGAATTTCAAAGTTACTTCATGAG TCACTTATGTTGGTCACGTCCTTGAATCCT AAAATTGGTTATGATAATGCTGCGGCAGTTGCAAAGACAGCCCACAAGGAGGGATCCACTTTGAAG GAAGCTGCATTGAAACTAGGAATGCTATCCAGCGAAGAATTCGATACTCTTGTGGTGCCAGAGAAGATGATTGGCCCAACCGACTGA